Proteins encoded together in one Anopheles darlingi chromosome 3, idAnoDarlMG_H_01, whole genome shotgun sequence window:
- the LOC125953490 gene encoding guanine nucleotide-binding protein subunit beta-like protein 1, whose product MALLPPDPVFCLKPPETTSYYSLCFRTPEHLYAGTAKGTVQLWELQTNRTSYQLTVGKSSVLNLAHTTEDALLTQEKDGSVKLWALADSDYVLRHEISTEHVGFCRMAHDAKTNTVIVARERSAISVLCAKTFSETMRFKPTAELEQTVPFGNIMCFQPIELQSQRYLLAGYESGALALWDYRTGRSVGETARFVTADADCLLTLDYDPVTNRGICGGSSDKLSLFAIDRKTQQVAGKSEIPLKNAGVHRVRIRKDLKVFASAGWDGRIRIFSWKSLRPLAVLTEHRGELLDIAYSQGVVTMWNAPVMAAAGTDGQISLWDLYK is encoded by the exons ATGGCCTTACTACCGCCGGATCCAGTTTTTTGTCTAAAACCGCCGGAAACTACGTCCTACTATTCACTTTGTTTCCGGACACCCGAACACCTGTACGCCGGTACGGCGAAGGGCACGGTTCAGCTGTGGGAATTGCAG ACCAACCGAACCTCATACCAGCTGACCGTGGGGAAGAGCTCCGTGCTCAACCTTGCGCACACCACCGAAGATGCCTTGCTTACTCAGGAAAAGGACGGCAGCGTGAAGCTGTGGGCCCTGGCCGACAGTGACTACGTGCTGCGTCACGAGATTTCCACCGAACACGTCGGCTTTTGCCGGATGGCGCACGACGCTAAAACCAACACTGTGATAGTAGCCCGCGAAAGGTCCGCCATCAGCGTGCTGTGTGCCAAAACGTTTAGCGAAACGATGCGCTTCAAGCCGACGGCCGAGCTGGAGCAGACCGTCCCCTTCGGTAACATCATGTGCTTCCAACCGATCGAACTCCAGAGCCAGCGGTATCTGCTAGCTGGCTACGAATCGGGTGCCCTCGCTCTGTGGGACTACCGTACCGGGCGATCGGTCGGTGAGACGGCACGCTTCGTCAcggccgatgccgattgtcTGCTGACGCTAGACTACGATCCCGTTACCAATCGTGGCATATGCGGTGGTTCCAGCGATAAACTGTCGCTGTTTGCCATCGACCGCAAGACGCAACAGGTGGCCGGCAAATCCGAGATCCCGCTGAAGAATGCCGGTGTGCATCGGGTGCGCATCCGCAAGGATCTGAAAGTGTTCGCCAGTGCCGGATGGGACGGACGGATTCGAATCTTCTCGTGGAAAAGCCTTCGGCCACTGGCCGTACTTACCGAGCACCGGGGCGAACTGCTCGACATTGCGTATTCGCAAGGAGTCGTGACGATGTGGAATGCACCGGTGATGGCAGCCGCAGGCACTGATGGACAGATATCGTTATGGGATCTTTACAAATGA
- the LOC125953681 gene encoding LOW QUALITY PROTEIN: uncharacterized protein LOC125953681 (The sequence of the model RefSeq protein was modified relative to this genomic sequence to represent the inferred CDS: inserted 1 base in 1 codon; substituted 1 base at 1 genomic stop codon) — translation MAAASSATSSSPPQIKVKSELCTDNDTIKELAETAMNDILGWYGLDSVDRLDLTANHLASTSGTVPIDEEAIRHQTTDQLTADPTEASHTMVSSGSSTSSKSSSMLLRGKGKHCTSSGSSSGSTQLPSSSSTKTRLQQHRVASHLLALARQQQQPDDPGVSNVGASASSSSTTGTSAGCLDRGRPVSASSPTAGGSGATGGGSGIARNEQQQQQLAQVPHGESSTSEKDSSRESSKSPMMMKLLDKQEQICQWCRKVIPAHQTGILGTTEGMIFCTEACFAQSRRASFKRAKTCDWCRHVRHAVSYVDFQDGASQLQFCSDKCLNQYKMQIFCNETQAHLEMNPHLKEKSSSAGRCARGXCVSVKHLIILXYSSTGSLITPELWMKNCKSCSMSPVSERSESVSPVPSLPLRSSPEPSPIASVRHSPTTTSGSGLPSSTPASTSVNAKKPLISVAPPSKLLSKSIQSAPSLQSRVSSPKNARKRQRGSHRSVGSQGMMKRAASLHQPTDGSVAQGTVNNNNVTTIPNNNLSVSPSTMKASCSVITAPNVQDLRLLQKKHHSLAGAGVSGTPFDGRDTVLVGSSATGAAGAGAAAVPPQPPHFLPPSLNLMRPPFFPLNPGGLRFNPQHLLQPPHASPAMPPPPSPLPGAPPPAAATGPMGHHSTRPPQPPLPPLPGMLGLGAPPVTILVPYPIIVPLPLPIPVPIPVIDFLKAALPKEAKPSDGTPHKQETAAAEEEEQEEEVNAGQDPRQCDEPSDVCSEGPLDFTLAAVGKRKDKDILLYDRLTASATTADNNQSTGACAASNDEEEQQQQQLAYALAASADEAMEETSGGATGATVPKFKIKRYDGMLHELDHTTTVVESVAERDGGKEDDLEDDKERERKELVDRSRPLRKRKRLVVAQQPSPAQAVQPKEPSMAEEEPDYCCSTGVEIRDK, via the exons GAACTTGCTGAGACGGCCATGAACGATATCCTCGGTTGGTATGGGCTCGACAGTGTCGATCGGCTTGACTTGACCGCCAACCATTTAGCGTCGACCTCAGGTACGGTCCCGATCGATGAGGAAGCGATACGCCACCAAACAACGGACCAACTGACGGCGGACCCAACGGAAGCATCGCATACTATGGTTTCTTCCGGATCTTCTACGTCATCGAAATCCTCGAGCATGTTACTGCGAGGCAAGGGGAAGCACTGCACCagcagtggtagtagcagcggcagtacGCAGctaccgtcatcatcatccaccaaaacccggttgcagcagcatcgagtcGCCAGCCATCTTTTGGCGCTCGctcggcaacagcaacagcccgATGATCCTGGAGTAAGCAACGTGGgcgcatcggcatcatcatcatcaacaacaggaACCTCGGCTGGATGTTTGGACCGTGGACGGCCGGTCTCTGCCAGTTCTCCTACGGCCGGCGGTAGtggtgctactggtggtggttccggtatTGCACGAAATG agcagcagcagcagcagctagctcAGGTTCCGCACGGCGAAAGTTCCACATCGGAAAAGGACAGTTCGAGAGAAAGTTCGAAAAGCcccatgatgatgaagctgctTGACAAGCAGG AACAGATCTGCCAGTGGTGCCGGAAGGTGATACCGGCGCACCAAACCGGCATACTGGGTACCACGGAGGGTATGATCTTCTGTACCGAGGCCTGCTTCGCACAGTCCCGACGAGCGTCCTTTAAGCGCGCCAAAACCTGCGACTGGTGCCGGCACGTGCGCCACGCGGTTAGCTACGTAGACTTCCAGGATGGTGCATCGCAGCTACAATTTTGCTCGGACAAATGTCTGAACCAGTACAAGATGCAGATCTTTTGCAACGAAACGCAGGCTCATCTGGAGATGAATCCCCATCTGAAGGAGAAAAGCTCATCGGCGGGTAGGTGTGCCAGAGGTTAGTGTGTAAGTGTCAAGCACCTAATAATTC CATACTCTTCCACAGGCAGTCTAATAACCCCGGAGCTGTGGATGAAAAACTGTAAAAGCTGTTCGATGTCACCGGTGTCCGAAcgatcggaatcggtttcGCCGGTACCTTCGCTCCCGTTGCGCTCATCACCGGAACCGTCTCCGATTGCATCGGTACGGCATTCGCCTACCACGACCAGTGGCAGCGGCCTCCCATCGTCCACACCGGCTTCCACATCGGTCAATGCAAAGAAACCTCTGATATCCGTCGCACCACCCTCGAAGCTGCTCTCGAAGAGCATCCAGAGTGCGCCAAGTTTGCAGAGCCGCGTATCTAGTCCCAAGAATGCACGGAAACGGCAACGGGGCAgccatcgatcggttggaTCCCAGGGTATGATGAAACGAGCTGCATCTCTGCATCAACCCACCGATGGCAGTGTTGCGCAAGGCAccgtgaacaacaacaatgtgaCCACGAtccccaacaacaacctcTCGGTCAGTCCTTCCACGATGAAGGCATCCTGTTCGGTGATCACAGCTCCGAATGTTCAGGATCTGAGGTTGCTTCAGAAGAAGCATCATtcgcttgctggtgctggagtcAGTGGTACTCCGTTCGATGGTCGTGACACGGTATTAGTGGGTTCTTCAGCTACTGGCGCGGCGGGAgcaggagctgctgcagtaccaccgcagccaccgcATTTCTTGCCACCTTCACTGAATCTCATGCGGCCACCATTCTTTCCCCTGAATCCGGGGGGTCTACGCTTCAATCCACAGCATCTTCTACAGCCACCACATGCTTCGCCAGCGATGCCACCACCTCCAAGTCCTTTACCAGGAgcaccacctccagcagcagcaacaggaccgATGGGTCATCACAGCACACGGCCACCAcaaccgccactaccaccctTGCCGGGCATGCTGGGCCTCGGTGCCCCCCCGGTAACCATTCTAGTCCCGTATCCGATCATCGTTCCCCTCCCACTACCAATACCGGTGCCAATTCCTGTGATAGACTTCCTGAAAGCGGCCTTGCCAAAGGAAGCGAAACCATCGGATGGTACGCCGCATAAGCAGGAAACGGCAGCtgcagaggaggaagagcaggaagaggaggtgaaTGCTGGCCAGGATCCACGGCAGTGTGACGAACCGTCCGATGTCTGTTCGGAAGGACCGCTTGATTTTACGCTCGCGGCagtgggaaaaaggaaagacaAAGACATCCTTCTGTACGATCGGCTCACGGCATCAGCGACAACGGCGGACAACAACCAATCGACTGGTGCATGCGCTGCTTCTAATGATgaagaggaacagcagcagcaacagctggccTATGCACTCGCCGCGTCCGCGGATGAAGCGATGGAGGAGACATCGGGTGGTGCAACCGGTGCTACGGTTCCTAAGTTCAAAATCAAACGCTATGATGGAATGCTGCATGAGTTGGACCATACCACAACGGTGGTAGAGAGCGTCGCAGAACGGGATGGAGGGAAGGAAGACGATCTGGAAGACGACAAGGAACGCGAGCGCAAAGAGCTGGTCGATCGAAGTCGGCCGTTACGAAAGCGGAAAAGGTTAGTTGTTGCACagcaaccatcaccagcacaagCTGTACAACCAAAGGAACCATCGATGGCTGAGGAGGAACCAGATTACTGTTGTTCCACCGGTGTGGAGATCCGTGATAAGTAG